The following are encoded together in the Rutidosis leptorrhynchoides isolate AG116_Rl617_1_P2 unplaced genomic scaffold, CSIRO_AGI_Rlap_v1 contig553, whole genome shotgun sequence genome:
- the LOC139884440 gene encoding uncharacterized protein — protein sequence MCGAQEALSTITERRSMAFAENSKDSALHKCMTSRGINTVQDFLELYKADVLGSGITKRTWESIVRHASPCVINDDDVFLPSFEQGQYSVQFGHESCSSSTRWPNLPVSRYIGPLSEDRPEVTPEFSYSLVSASCCCNVTEIRQLGCLGPHLAREDFLSSLSAGESSHLPGYTQDLFAPNIHLSPEVPSPISGNLMWTPGHTFIIESSSGADFGICPSRTGYGVHNSRIARPKVTWCKIRDVVKWGLVRRVVPAKRRAMFNCASYPAV from the exons ATGTGCGGTGCACAAGAAGCACTATCCACAATCACTGAGCGACGAAGTATGGCGTTTGCAGAAAATAGCAAAGACAGCGCTCTGCACAAGTGCATGACTTCGAGAGGAATCAATACCGTTCAAGATTTCCTCGAGCTGTACAAAGCGGAT GTACTTGGAAGTGGGATCACCAAGCGGACATGGGAGTCAATCGTCAGACATGCCAGCCCCTGTGTGATCAACGATGACGATGTATTTCTACCAAGCTTTGAACAAGGCCAGTATAGTGTTCAATTCGGTCATGAAAGTTGCTCAAGCAGCACTCGATGGCCAAATTTACCAGTGAGTAGATATATTGGCCCACTCTCAGAAG ATAGACCAGAAGTGACTCCTGAATTTAGTTACTCATTGGTTTCAGCATCGTGCTGCTGCAATGTCACAGAGATCAGACAATTAGGTTGTCTGGGGCCACA CTTGGCAAGGGAGGACTTTTTGTCCAGTTTGAGTGCTGGTGAAAGCAGTCATCTTCCTGGTTACACACAAGATCTGTTTGCGCCGAACATCCATTTGTCTCCTGAAGTGCCATCTCCAATCTCTGGCAATTTAATGTGGACACCGGGGCATACTTTCATCATTGAGTCGAGCAGCGGGGCAGATTTTGGGATCTGCCCATCTCGCACGGGTTATGGAGTCCATAATTCTAGGATTGCAAGGCCCAAGGTGACATGGTGCAAGATCCGTGATGTGGTGAAGTGGGGATTGGTTCGGCGCGTTGTGCCTGCAAAGAGAAGAGCAATGTTCAATTGTGCAAGTTATCCAGCTGTATAA